A single Salmo trutta chromosome 14, fSalTru1.1, whole genome shotgun sequence DNA region contains:
- the ddhd2 gene encoding phospholipase DDHD2 isoform X1: MNGVIEGVYEPVQHHWFHCEQQVDCKDSWFPFSREDSPRLEEAHKHGGTRGEDEMVVATEGRRFDVRLKERRRYAVYWEQPPSEVRRCSWFHKGDKDISYTPYPEHTSLVLEEAYMISVTLNDWTRKLEFPTGETVVLHSPKLMTQQQTIPSKYWISFPSASEQSRPRTVKRGMEGISIEIPEGEPYQVDHLVFMVHGVGPACDIQLRGVVQCVNDFRDASLSLLSSHFKQGQDGAHMGRVEFLPVNWHRVLHGDATGVDEDIQRITLPSISRLRQFSNGTVLDLFYYNSPTYCQTIIDTVASEINRLHHVFLQRHPQFTGAVSLTGHSLGSLILFDLLTNQEIHNTDEKISSVSSPSEATSINFESFEKTLRNCGLGKFFQMLTKEQMDLESLALCSETDLKDLGMPLGPRKKIMCLLKRWREKQESRTGTSQPVSGIPGVYSQVQEQPTLLSDAPSTSPVDYKYFDIGIGQVSIVYPQLAFQPQAFFALGSPIGMFLSVRGLKRIDPKYSLPTCKSFYNIFHPFDPVAFRIEPMVVSPGVDLPPMLIPHHKGRKRMHLELKDSLMRVSSDLLLSVSTLRGVWQTLTTLPVNTLPPVASVGTTAALPPQESEGSRAQNGTVSPTEMKNISFGMLNGGRRFDYVLQEKPLESFNEYLFAIQSHLCYWDSEDTVLLLLREIYEGKGILL; this comes from the exons ATGAACGGTGTGATAGAAGGTGTATATGAGCCGGTGCAGCACCATTGGTTCCACTGCGAGCAGCAGGTGGACTGTAAAGACTCCTGGTTCCCTTTCAGCAGAGAGGACTCACCAAGGCTGGAAGAGGCACACAAACATG GTGGGACCCGCGGGGAGGACGAGATGGTGGTAGCCACAGAGGGTAGGCGGTTCGATGTGAGGCTGAAGGAGAGGCGGCGCTACGCGGTGTACTGGGAGCAGCCCCCCTCGGAGGTGAGGCGCTGCTCCTGGTTCCACAAAGGAGACAAGGATATCTCCTACACCCCTTACCCAGAGCACACCAGCCTCGTCCTGGAG GAGGCTTACATGATATCAGTGACGCTGAATGACTGGACGAGGAAGTTAGAATTCCCCACTGGAGAAACGGTGGTGTTGCATAGCCCTAAG CTTATGACACAGCAACAGACAATCCCCTCGAAGTACTGGATAAGCTTCCCCTCTGCCTCTGAGCAAAGTCGACCCAGGACCGTCAAAAGGGGGATGGAGGGTATTTCAATAGAGATACCTGAAG GAGAGCCTTACCAAGTAGACCACCTTGTCTTCATGGTACATGGCGTTGGACCGGCCTGTGACATCCAGCTGCGTGGGGTCGTTCAATGTG TGAATGATTTCCGCGATGCTTCACTCAGCCTGCTGAGCAGTCACTTCAAGCAGGGGCAAGATGGCGCCCACATGGGCCGTGTGGAGTTCCTGCCAGTCAACTGGCACCGGGTCCTGCATGGAGACGCCACTGGGGTGGACGA GGATATCCAGAGGATCACCCTGCCCAGCATCAGTCGTCTGCGTCAGTTCAGCAACGGCACGGTGCTGGACCTGTTCTACTACAACAGCCCCACCTACTGCCAGACCATCATAGACACCGTGGCCTCAGAGATCAACCGCCTCCACCACGTATTCCTTCAGCGCCACCCACAATTCACTGGTGCAGTGTCACTGACTGGACACAGTCTGG GTTCTCTGATCCTCTTTGACCTTCTGACAAATCAAGAAATACATAACACAGATGAAAAGATA AGTAGCGTCAGCAGCCCAAGTGAAGCAACCTCCATTAATTTTGAGAGCTTTGAGAAAACACTTAGGAATTGCGGATTGGGCAAGTTTTTCCAAATGCTTACAAAGGAGCAAATGGACTTAGAATCACtg GCTCTCTGTTCGGAGACGGACTTGAAGGACTTGGGAATGCCCTTGGGGCCTCGCAAGAAGATCATGTGCTTgttgaagagatggagagag AAGCAGGAATCCAGGACAGGAACGTCCCAGCCAGTTTCTGGCATTCCAGGTGTGTATTCCCAGGTCCAAGAACAACCAACGCTCCTCTCAGACGCCCCCTCCACCAGCCCAGTGGATTACAAGTACTTTGACATTGGCATTGGCCag GTGTCCATTGTGTACCCTCAGCTGGCCTTCCAGCCGCAGGCCTTCTTTGCCTTGGGTTCTCCTATAGGGATGTTCCTATCAGTGCGCGGCCTGAAGAGGATCGACCCCAAATACAGCCTCCCCACCTGCAAGAGCTTCTACAACATCTTCCATCCA TTTGACCCGGTGGCCTTCAGGATTGAGCCCATGGTGGTGTCTCCAGGGGTGGACCTGCCCCCAATGCTAATCCCACATCACAAGGGCAGGAAGAGGATGCATCTCG AGCTGAAAGACAGCTTGATGCGAGTCAGCTCAGATCTGCTGCTCTCCGTCAGTACTCTCCGTGGTGTGTGGCAGACCCTCACCACGCTACCTGTCAACACACTGCCCCCAGTGGCCAGTGTAGGAACCACGGCTGCACTGCCACCTCAGGAGTCCGAAG GTAGTAGGGCCCAAAACGGTACCGTCTCACCTACAGAGATGAAGAATATCAGTTTTGGAATGTTGAATGGTGGACGTCGGTTTGATTACGTCCTTCAAGAGAAACCCCTAGAGAGCTTCAATGAGTATCTGTTTGCCATTCAGAGCCATCTCTGCTACTG GGATTCTGAGGATACCGTGTTGCTGCTTTTGAGAGAAATCTATGAGGGGAAGGGAATCCTTCTCTAG
- the ddhd2 gene encoding phospholipase DDHD2 isoform X2 has protein sequence MNGVIEGVYEPVQHHWFHCEQQVDCKDSWFPFSREDSPRLEEAHKHGGTRGEDEMVVATEGRRFDVRLKERRRYAVYWEQPPSEVRRCSWFHKGDKDISYTPYPEHTSLVLEEAYMISVTLNDWTRKLEFPTGETVVLHSPKLMTQQQTIPSKYWISFPSASEQSRPRTVKRGMEGISIEIPEGEPYQVDHLVFMVHGVGPACDIQLRGVVQCVNDFRDASLSLLSSHFKQGQDGAHMGRVEFLPVNWHRVLHGDATGVDEDIQRITLPSISRLRQFSNGTVLDLFYYNSPTYCQTIIDTVASEINRLHHVFLQRHPQFTGAVSLTGHSLGSLILFDLLTNQEIHNTDEKISSVSSPSEATSINFESFEKTLRNCGLGKFFQMLTKEQMDLESLALCSETDLKDLGMPLGPRKKIMCLLKRWREQESRTGTSQPVSGIPGVYSQVQEQPTLLSDAPSTSPVDYKYFDIGIGQVSIVYPQLAFQPQAFFALGSPIGMFLSVRGLKRIDPKYSLPTCKSFYNIFHPFDPVAFRIEPMVVSPGVDLPPMLIPHHKGRKRMHLELKDSLMRVSSDLLLSVSTLRGVWQTLTTLPVNTLPPVASVGTTAALPPQESEGSRAQNGTVSPTEMKNISFGMLNGGRRFDYVLQEKPLESFNEYLFAIQSHLCYWDSEDTVLLLLREIYEGKGILL, from the exons ATGAACGGTGTGATAGAAGGTGTATATGAGCCGGTGCAGCACCATTGGTTCCACTGCGAGCAGCAGGTGGACTGTAAAGACTCCTGGTTCCCTTTCAGCAGAGAGGACTCACCAAGGCTGGAAGAGGCACACAAACATG GTGGGACCCGCGGGGAGGACGAGATGGTGGTAGCCACAGAGGGTAGGCGGTTCGATGTGAGGCTGAAGGAGAGGCGGCGCTACGCGGTGTACTGGGAGCAGCCCCCCTCGGAGGTGAGGCGCTGCTCCTGGTTCCACAAAGGAGACAAGGATATCTCCTACACCCCTTACCCAGAGCACACCAGCCTCGTCCTGGAG GAGGCTTACATGATATCAGTGACGCTGAATGACTGGACGAGGAAGTTAGAATTCCCCACTGGAGAAACGGTGGTGTTGCATAGCCCTAAG CTTATGACACAGCAACAGACAATCCCCTCGAAGTACTGGATAAGCTTCCCCTCTGCCTCTGAGCAAAGTCGACCCAGGACCGTCAAAAGGGGGATGGAGGGTATTTCAATAGAGATACCTGAAG GAGAGCCTTACCAAGTAGACCACCTTGTCTTCATGGTACATGGCGTTGGACCGGCCTGTGACATCCAGCTGCGTGGGGTCGTTCAATGTG TGAATGATTTCCGCGATGCTTCACTCAGCCTGCTGAGCAGTCACTTCAAGCAGGGGCAAGATGGCGCCCACATGGGCCGTGTGGAGTTCCTGCCAGTCAACTGGCACCGGGTCCTGCATGGAGACGCCACTGGGGTGGACGA GGATATCCAGAGGATCACCCTGCCCAGCATCAGTCGTCTGCGTCAGTTCAGCAACGGCACGGTGCTGGACCTGTTCTACTACAACAGCCCCACCTACTGCCAGACCATCATAGACACCGTGGCCTCAGAGATCAACCGCCTCCACCACGTATTCCTTCAGCGCCACCCACAATTCACTGGTGCAGTGTCACTGACTGGACACAGTCTGG GTTCTCTGATCCTCTTTGACCTTCTGACAAATCAAGAAATACATAACACAGATGAAAAGATA AGTAGCGTCAGCAGCCCAAGTGAAGCAACCTCCATTAATTTTGAGAGCTTTGAGAAAACACTTAGGAATTGCGGATTGGGCAAGTTTTTCCAAATGCTTACAAAGGAGCAAATGGACTTAGAATCACtg GCTCTCTGTTCGGAGACGGACTTGAAGGACTTGGGAATGCCCTTGGGGCCTCGCAAGAAGATCATGTGCTTgttgaagagatggagagag CAGGAATCCAGGACAGGAACGTCCCAGCCAGTTTCTGGCATTCCAGGTGTGTATTCCCAGGTCCAAGAACAACCAACGCTCCTCTCAGACGCCCCCTCCACCAGCCCAGTGGATTACAAGTACTTTGACATTGGCATTGGCCag GTGTCCATTGTGTACCCTCAGCTGGCCTTCCAGCCGCAGGCCTTCTTTGCCTTGGGTTCTCCTATAGGGATGTTCCTATCAGTGCGCGGCCTGAAGAGGATCGACCCCAAATACAGCCTCCCCACCTGCAAGAGCTTCTACAACATCTTCCATCCA TTTGACCCGGTGGCCTTCAGGATTGAGCCCATGGTGGTGTCTCCAGGGGTGGACCTGCCCCCAATGCTAATCCCACATCACAAGGGCAGGAAGAGGATGCATCTCG AGCTGAAAGACAGCTTGATGCGAGTCAGCTCAGATCTGCTGCTCTCCGTCAGTACTCTCCGTGGTGTGTGGCAGACCCTCACCACGCTACCTGTCAACACACTGCCCCCAGTGGCCAGTGTAGGAACCACGGCTGCACTGCCACCTCAGGAGTCCGAAG GTAGTAGGGCCCAAAACGGTACCGTCTCACCTACAGAGATGAAGAATATCAGTTTTGGAATGTTGAATGGTGGACGTCGGTTTGATTACGTCCTTCAAGAGAAACCCCTAGAGAGCTTCAATGAGTATCTGTTTGCCATTCAGAGCCATCTCTGCTACTG GGATTCTGAGGATACCGTGTTGCTGCTTTTGAGAGAAATCTATGAGGGGAAGGGAATCCTTCTCTAG